In a single window of the Acetivibrio clariflavus DSM 19732 genome:
- a CDS encoding Imm32 family immunity protein yields MEELVFEMLKTKGLINDKDDLVANNEIEVNGNEVIVKGNKRGLILLADYLVQIAISDSLKKHIHLDIDNFFDKANCDLIICKE; encoded by the coding sequence ATGGAAGAGTTAGTATTTGAAATGTTAAAAACAAAAGGACTTATAAATGATAAAGATGATTTGGTTGCTAATAATGAAATTGAGGTTAATGGTAATGAAGTGATTGTTAAGGGAAATAAAAGAGGTTTAATATTACTTGCCGATTACTTAGTCCAAATTGCTATAAGTGATAGCTTAAAAAAACATATACATTTGGATATAGATAATTTCTTTGACAAAGCAAACTGTGATTTAATTATTTGTAAGGAATAG
- a CDS encoding DUF3592 domain-containing protein has protein sequence MPKGTKQLFAVLLLLSLYILFIGAKDVWNKVLIKMDGVTTTGIVIESRNDDANDSCLSIIQFTDENGQIHTFKTNAGYKLGRAIEVRYKRDDPSIAHTTDFIGTWFWTAVILAIGLILLFTSICGLLAAHFLYR, from the coding sequence TTGCCCAAAGGTACTAAGCAGCTATTTGCAGTCCTACTTTTATTGTCATTGTATATATTGTTTATCGGAGCTAAAGATGTATGGAACAAGGTGCTGATTAAAATGGACGGAGTAACAACAACGGGAATAGTAATTGAATCTAGGAACGATGATGCCAATGATTCATGTCTATCAATTATTCAATTTACGGATGAAAATGGACAGATTCATACATTTAAGACAAACGCAGGATATAAGCTGGGCAGAGCGATAGAAGTGAGGTATAAGCGGGATGACCCCTCAATAGCACATACAACGGATTTTATAGGAACATGGTTTTGGACTGCAGTTATCCTGGCGATAGGATTAATTTTGCTCTTTACCAGTATCTGTGGATTACTGGCAGCTCATTTTTTATATAGATGA
- a CDS encoding V-type ATP synthase subunit D, producing MALMRVNPTRMELTRLKKRLAVARRGHKLLKDKRDELMKQFLELVSKNKELREKVEEKLMTVHKNFLIARAVMSSESLEAALMFPKQSVSLEVSTKNIMSVDVPVLEYKTSSSDDTDIYPYGFAATSAELDGAIGTLSEVLPDILELAQIEKSAQLLAEEIEKTRRRVNALEYVMIPQLTETIKYITMKLDENERGNLTRLMKVKDMMIEQARQAMNE from the coding sequence ATGGCACTTATGCGAGTTAATCCGACCAGGATGGAGCTCACTCGTCTAAAAAAGAGATTGGCAGTTGCCCGAAGAGGCCATAAGCTTTTAAAAGATAAACGGGATGAGTTAATGAAACAATTTCTTGAATTAGTCAGCAAAAACAAAGAGCTCCGCGAAAAGGTAGAAGAAAAATTGATGACAGTGCACAAAAATTTCCTTATAGCCAGGGCTGTTATGTCCTCCGAAAGTTTGGAGGCTGCACTTATGTTTCCAAAACAAAGTGTATCCCTTGAGGTGTCAACCAAAAATATAATGAGCGTTGATGTCCCTGTGCTGGAGTATAAAACTTCAAGCTCCGATGATACCGATATATACCCTTATGGCTTTGCAGCAACCTCTGCCGAGCTGGACGGTGCAATAGGAACACTATCAGAAGTTCTTCCTGATATTTTAGAACTTGCCCAAATTGAAAAATCGGCACAGCTGCTGGCTGAGGAAATCGAAAAAACCAGAAGAAGGGTTAACGCCCTGGAATATGTAATGATCCCTCAATTGACCGAGACCATCAAGTATATCACAATGAAACTTGATGAAAATGAAAGAGGTAACCTCACAAGACTCATGAAGGTCAAGGATATGATGATTGAGCAAGCCAGACAAGCAATGAATGAATAA
- a CDS encoding V-type ATP synthase subunit B: protein MLKEYRTISEVAGPLMLIKHVEGVKYEELGEIELSNGEIRRCKVLEANGDNALVQLFESSAGINVAESKVRFLGRSLELPVSIDMLGRVFSGLGTPIDGGPNIIPEDRLDINGTPMNPAARNYPSEFIQTGISAIDGLNTLVRGQKLPIFSGSGLPHAQLAAQIARQAKVLGTDSKFAVVFAAIGITFEEADYFISDFKRTGAIDRTVLFINLANDPAIERIATPRMALTAAEYLAFEKDMHVLVILTDITNYAEALREVSAARKEVPGRRGYPGYLYTDLATIYERAGRKISKEGSITLIPILTMPEDDKTHPIPDLTGYITEGQIILGRELHRKGITPPIDVLPSLSRLKDKGIGKGKTREDHADTMNQLFAAYARGREAKELAVILGDAALTDVDKLYAKFADAFEKEYVSQGFDEDRTIEQTLEIGWKLLSILPRSELKRIRDEYLDKYLPKQEEK, encoded by the coding sequence ATGCTTAAGGAGTATAGAACAATTTCCGAAGTAGCCGGCCCTTTGATGCTGATAAAGCATGTTGAAGGAGTTAAATACGAAGAACTGGGAGAAATTGAACTCTCAAACGGCGAAATAAGACGCTGCAAAGTTTTGGAAGCAAACGGCGATAATGCTCTTGTACAGCTTTTTGAGAGCTCTGCCGGAATAAACGTTGCGGAAAGTAAAGTAAGATTTTTGGGCAGAAGTTTGGAGCTTCCCGTATCAATAGATATGCTGGGAAGAGTATTCAGCGGTCTTGGAACGCCCATTGACGGAGGACCGAATATAATTCCTGAGGACAGACTTGATATAAACGGAACTCCAATGAATCCTGCTGCCAGAAACTATCCTTCAGAGTTTATACAGACTGGTATTTCTGCCATAGACGGACTTAATACTCTTGTCCGTGGACAAAAACTGCCTATATTCTCAGGCTCCGGACTGCCTCATGCACAACTGGCTGCACAGATAGCAAGGCAGGCAAAAGTTCTTGGAACAGACAGTAAATTTGCCGTTGTATTTGCTGCCATAGGTATAACTTTCGAAGAAGCAGACTATTTTATATCAGACTTTAAACGCACCGGTGCCATAGACCGTACCGTACTTTTTATAAACCTTGCCAATGACCCGGCTATTGAGCGTATAGCAACACCACGTATGGCTTTGACAGCTGCCGAATACCTTGCCTTTGAAAAAGATATGCACGTGCTTGTAATCCTCACCGATATAACAAATTACGCAGAAGCACTTCGTGAAGTATCGGCAGCAAGAAAAGAAGTTCCGGGAAGAAGAGGTTATCCTGGTTATCTGTATACCGACCTTGCCACTATATATGAAAGAGCCGGAAGAAAAATTTCAAAAGAAGGCAGTATAACCCTTATACCTATACTGACAATGCCGGAAGATGACAAAACCCATCCTATTCCGGACCTTACAGGATATATTACTGAAGGCCAGATTATTTTAGGAAGGGAACTCCACAGAAAGGGTATTACACCACCTATAGATGTTCTTCCTTCCCTATCCCGTCTTAAAGACAAAGGAATAGGAAAAGGTAAAACAAGAGAAGACCATGCAGACACTATGAACCAGCTGTTTGCAGCTTATGCAAGAGGTAGGGAAGCAAAAGAGCTGGCCGTAATCTTAGGTGACGCTGCACTAACCGATGTAGACAAACTTTATGCCAAGTTTGCAGATGCCTTTGAAAAAGAATATGTTTCTCAAGGCTTTGATGAGGATAGAACCATAGAACAAACCTTAGAGATAGGTTGGAAACTTCTATCCATTTTGCCTAGAAGTGAGCTCAAGCGTATAAGAGACGAATATCTTGACAAATATCTGCCGAAGCAGGAAGAAAAATAG